The sequence ACTTCAGTAGGGAGCCCGTGGCAGTCCCAACCCTGTGGGAAAAGGACATCATAGCCCTGCATTCTTTTAAATCTTGCTATTATGTCTATGTATGTCCAGTTTAAGACGTGCCCCATATGGGTAGCACCTGTAGGGTATGGTGGAGGTGTATCAATTATGTAATTTGGCCTTGTTCCGTCACCTATGAACTTATATGTATCGTCTCTTTGCCATTTATCCTGCCATACGGCTTCTTTTTTATGATCATAGTCCTTTGGAATATTGTCGTTGGTCATCTCACTTCTCCTTTATGTAGATTTAAGAATAGATTAAGTTAATTTGTTTACTAATTTAATTTTAGTGCCATAACTTATTAGATTTGTGATTTAAACATGTAGATCATCATTATTTAAATGATTTTAAATTAAATCAAATGCCTATGCCTGCAAAATTTTGCTGTTTAAATAATTTAAGTTGAATTTAGTTAAGCACCGATAAATTCAATAATACTTGCATTCGGCATAATGATGTTTTAGATTTACTTATCCATATAAAATTTATAGTATGAAAAATGGGAGGTTAATTCCATTAACATATATGGTAAGATTATAATTTAAATGTAGCTTTGTAATTTATGTTTCACATTTAAATAATAAAATGTACTCTATATTTTTAGAATTCTTATTTTTAGTAGATTTTTAAACTAAAATTAAAATTTAATGCCATATTTTTATCTAATGATATTTTAAACTTATAACTTAATTTATTTAAGTTAACCTGTGGGTTAAAATATTTTAACATTGTTTAAAATAATTGATTACTCACTACAAAATTTATTAAATAGTCAGAAAAGATATAATACTTTAAATTAATATATGGAATTTGTGCTTTTAAAAAGTATACTTCATAGGAGGGAATACAATGATGGCCAATCCAATAAATATTTTACTGGTTGAAGATAATCCCGCAGATGCACGACTCATAAAAGAAGTCTTCAAAGATACAAAAACCAAAAATAGATTGTACGTGGTAAAGGACGGTGTAGAGGCAATGGCCTTTTTAAATCAGGAGTTTGAATATACTGATATACCGAGACCTGATGTTATTTTACTCGATCTAAATTTACCCCGTAAAGACGGACGTGAAGTTTTAAAAGAATTGAAGGAAGATGATATCTTAAAACGCGTGCCAATTGTTATTTTAACTACTTCCAGTGCTGAAGAAGACATAATTAAAACATATAATAATCATGCAAATTGTTATATCACCAAACCTGTGGATTTTGACCAGTTCCTTAAAGTTATAAACTCTATTGAAGATTTTTGGCTTTCAGTTGTTAAATTACCTTCTAATTTAAATGGAGATTGATGGGGTTAAGATATGGATGATAAGCTTATCAAAGTTTTAATAATTGAAGATAATCCTGAAGATTTTAGATTAATAGAGGAAATGCTGAAAGAAGTTAATAGTGCTGTATTTGAGCTTCACCATTCTAAAAGGCTTTCTGATGGGCTTCGGTGTCTTGTTAGGAATGATTTTGATATTTTATTGCTTGATTTGAGTCTTCCGGATAGTGTTGGGCTTGATACGTTCTTCAGTGTATATGAACAGGCCCCTGAAATCCCTATTGTAATATTAAGTGGATTCAATGATGAAGAAACAGCTATTAAAGCTGTAAGTGAAGGTGCACAGGATTATCTTGTAAAAGGACAGGTTAACAGTCCTTTATTGTCCCGATCTATATCATATGCTATTGAACGTAAATTAATTGAAGATGAATTAATCCGGCACAGATATTATCTAAATGAACTGGTTGAAAAAAGAACAGAAGAACTGGAAAGGGCCAATAAATATCTTCAAGAAGAAATAAAGGAAAAAGAAACGCTTATAGATGAAATATATAGGCGAATTCAGTTTACTCTGGAACTGATCTCAATTATAATAACTATAGATGCCTCTGTAATTAAAGAGGAAGATTCAGCTGATTTCTATATTAAAAGCCAGACTCGTATAAATGCTATTATGATGCTTAATGAAATACTAGATCAGTCTGAAGATTTTGCAATGGTTAATTTTAATACGTATACTGCTCTCCTCATAAATTATTTACTGGACGTATATGCTGTGGATAAAGATCTTGTTAAACTAAATTTAGATATGGGTGGAGTTTTAATTGATATAAATACTGCAATTATCCTTGGATTAATTCTAAATGAGCTTATATCTGATGAGTTAAAATATGAATTTATTGAAGGTAACTACTTTGAATCAGATCAGGATAAATGTGAGTTAAACATCAGTTTAAAATCGTATGATGGGACTGTTAAATTGGTTATGAATTATGATGGTATTGGAGAAGATATTAACGGGTCTCGAAAATCTAAATCAATGTTAAAATTTATAATGACAATATTAGAACATTTTAATGGTTCAATTGAGTTTATAGAAGATAAAAAGAAAATTAATCTTATTTTAAGCGAAATTAAAGTTTAAAAGGCATCTTAAACTTCAACATATTTTTTTATAACATAAATTTTACTTCTTATTTTTAGATTACCAAGTTATATTCCATTTTTTAACCTATAATTTATTTAATATCGAATTTGAAAGTGATTTAAGAAAAATATTTTTTTATCAATTATATGGGCTTTATAATGGTGGTTTGATGTATGGATTTACTTATTTTAAGATATTTAAACCTTCAACGTCAGCTGAAGTGGTTAAATTTCTTAATTAGTTCTTTGTATTTTCCACTAAATTTATTAGAGTAATCTTAAATTGAGTAGTTCATTTAAAATTAAGAATATATAATAAATGGACTATTAAGGCGCGGGGTGAATAATATAAAATAATGGAAAGTATTATTAATAAGTAATAATATATTATCTAATTGAAAACTAGTGCATGTAAATATAGATAGTTGCCTAGTTATCGCCTCCACGCATACATTTGCAGACCAATTTATAAATATATCTTGGTCTGCATATAAAACTTATTTTTTAAAAATTCCTAAATAAAAAAACCGATTACTGCAGTAACAAAATTTGCAGTTAAAGAAATCAAAAAGGCGGTTTTATATTTAATTTCTAATAAGAGTATGATTAAAATGCTTTCTATGAAAATAACAGCTATTTCAATAATATAAATGTTGTTTAAAATGTTGTAATAGCTATATGTAGCTAGTGGGAGTGTAAATGAATTTATAAGTAAAGAATAAAGAAAAAGTTTAGATGGCCTATCTCGGGTAAAAAGCCATAAAATAAAAAATTCTACCATAACTGTGATGAGCCATGCAACCAGAAAATGTGCCATATTTTCATTTAAATTTTCTTGATATAATAATTATAACTATGGCAATGATAGCTAAAACTGGAATAACAATGTACCATAATTCAAGAGCTAAATTAGATTTATTGGAAGGTTCAGGTGTTATATTTTGATCTTTAAATATTTTTTCCTGTGAAGTACCGTCTGTATATGTAAATATTATTTTAGATTTATTTATCTCCATTGTACTTCCATTTATCGAATTTATATCAAGTAGTACGCACGCTTTCTCTAGAGGGTCATTAATATTGACCTGTTTATAAGAACCATCGAGTTTTATATTTGATCTTATTATATCTGGATTATTTTTAAAGTAATTATAAAAATGGGCGTTACTGGATAGTTCAGTTTCATTGAAATTAGATTTTTTTATGGCATATATGGAAACTGTACTTAATTTATAGAAACTAAACTCGCTGGAATTAATTATTTCGTAGGATGGAGAAGGTGTCCCATGGATTAAAAAAATATAATCTGGGTATTTATTAATATTGGAGATAGTATAATATAATTTAACTTCTTTCATCCCAGGCTCTATAACATCAGCAAATACAACTGGTGAAGTAATGGATAAAATAAAA is a genomic window of Methanobacterium veterum containing:
- a CDS encoding response regulator, whose protein sequence is MMANPINILLVEDNPADARLIKEVFKDTKTKNRLYVVKDGVEAMAFLNQEFEYTDIPRPDVILLDLNLPRKDGREVLKELKEDDILKRVPIVILTTSSAEEDIIKTYNNHANCYITKPVDFDQFLKVINSIEDFWLSVVKLPSNLNGD
- a CDS encoding response regulator, translating into MDDKLIKVLIIEDNPEDFRLIEEMLKEVNSAVFELHHSKRLSDGLRCLVRNDFDILLLDLSLPDSVGLDTFFSVYEQAPEIPIVILSGFNDEETAIKAVSEGAQDYLVKGQVNSPLLSRSISYAIERKLIEDELIRHRYYLNELVEKRTEELERANKYLQEEIKEKETLIDEIYRRIQFTLELISIIITIDASVIKEEDSADFYIKSQTRINAIMMLNEILDQSEDFAMVNFNTYTALLINYLLDVYAVDKDLVKLNLDMGGVLIDINTAIILGLILNELISDELKYEFIEGNYFESDQDKCELNISLKSYDGTVKLVMNYDGIGEDINGSRKSKSMLKFIMTILEHFNGSIEFIEDKKKINLILSEIKV